The Miscanthus floridulus cultivar M001 chromosome 6, ASM1932011v1, whole genome shotgun sequence genomic interval AAAAATTAAAAACGaaggcgccgtccgtggggatcgAACCCACGACCACGTGGTTAAAAGCCACGCGCTCTACCACTGAGCTAGGACGGCCTGGACGCTGGGAGTGGTTACTTTTTAAATATGTCGGCAGGTTTATACAGGAAGGAAACCTATGTTTTTTTGCCCAAAAGCTGCTCCAGAGTTCAGACTGACTTCGCTGGGCTGAAAAGGATAACGGAAACGGGAGAGAACAGTCGTGTTGGGCTTGGTAGGTGGTGCCTTCCTGTTCATGTTTACATAGTAGCCCAGATCTTGGTCTGCATCAATTGACCCGGGCAACAGCAGCAGCTCAGCTCGTTAAACAACGCAAGCAGACAGAGCTTTGTTTTACAGCAGCTACACAGTTACTGTGGAAGCAACAGATACATCTCTGTCATATATAATAACAACCATGGTCATGGCCATGCTGTGTTCCTAGCTAGCCACCAACACGTACGGTCACACGGCCTGAGGATGCTGCACCTGCACGCCATAGTCCTTGAGAGCGATCACATCCATCTTCCCGCCGAGGAACTCCGGGAGCTGGCCCTCGTCGATCTCCCGCCGCAGCGTCTCCTGCAGGCTCTTGTCCTCCACGAACACGAACTGCGAATAACAAATCGTATCGCGCAAAACAGTCAGTCAGGAGACGATCGATCGAGGATGAAGCGATAGCTATGGATCAACCAATCTAAACTAGCACTAGCATTTCCTCATCTCCCAGAGCATGCAATGCACCCAGCAGCTGGGGTTCGGATCGGAGATCATCGACATGGGGGTACGGTACGTCACCTTGTCCCTGGTGTTGGTGTCGATGAAGGGGTAGATCATCTTCCACGCCTTCATGAAGATGTAGGGCACGTGGATCATCAGCGCCTTGCCGAGCCGCTCCGGGTAGTAGTTCTGCACGAGGCGGCAGGAGAATCAGAGAACGAATTTTGTGTTGTGCCAAAGGAAAGGAAACTTTTGTGTGGTTTTACACACATTTACTGAAGGCGGAAAGCCGGAAATAGTATAACTGATGGATGAACATACCTGCATGATCTCTATAGCCGCAATGTATGCCCGGATGTCCCAGTTTGAGTACCCCCAGCCCTTGAGATCAACGATGCAGAGGAATTTCTCCTGCCCTCTGGGGATTCTGCATTTGTCCCCGTGATGAATTAGAGACGATGTTTTGCAGTGCGTGGCAGAATTAACCAGAAGCCGAGAAGAACCTGCAGCTAGAGCTAGATAGACTTCAGAACCGATGAATGATTACCTGGCACAGATCTTGTCGAAGAAGTAGACAACAAAACCTGCACAAGAACAGCAAACTGCGCTCAGGAACGTACGGTTCAGGTCGACGCCAGGTTTATTTGGTGTCACAAATGTTATTAGCAaggaccaaggagggagccatggatggACTATGGAGCAGCAGTCCAGCATGGTGACCACGAGTGCGTACGTACTCTTGAACTCCGCCATGTCACGGCCGGCGGAGAAGTGCCTGGCGGGGAAGGCGACGAGGAAGGGGCGGCCGGCCCTGTCGACGCCGCCCATGCACACCTTGTCCTGCGCCAGCTCCCTCCTCACCCGCTCCTCCGGCACGGAGCCGCCGGGCGCCGCCTCCCTCCgccacttgaggaacttgaggaACATGGCGGAGGCCTTGTCCACGTCGTGGTCGCGCGCGCGCAGGAACCGACGCAGCGTCAGGTTGTCCACCTCCTGCACGCGTGGCGCGACGAGAAAAAAAAATGGCAGCTTGATTACTCCAATCAGTTTCTGAATGACAGCGATTTCTGAAAGGGCTTTTTGGAGAAGAAATGTAATCTAGAGAAATTTCTAGTGACAACTGACATGTGCATGGATGGATCTTACTGTTTGGTTTTTTTTAAAAGAATTGAGGTCCTTGCCTTGCCTCCGATACCGATCCTTTCACCAACAGGGGTCGATGGATAAGCCAGAGGATTGAATGTTTAATTAATTTAGAGGCAAATTAAAGAGACTGATGGGCAGAATGGTTGGCATGTCCGTGTCTGTTATGAACTTTCTTTTTCAACATGATGCCTCCTCCGGCTTTGAGGCTATTTTACTATTGCAAATCTGCAATATTCTGTAGTAGTAGAATAGTATAGCCGCCATGCTTGGCGCGTAAAGCATTTTATATTCATGGATGGGTGCCCAAGTGCATGCCACGAACTGTTCACCTGTAATTGTTCCATTCTGTGACTTGATTGTTTGAACACTTGATCTTTTGACGAATCCTACGAGATAACTTAGACTGCCCACAGCGTTGGGTTTCACCGGTGCTGAATtaggagaaagaaggatgaggcaCCGGCTCATGCCATTGTAGAGTGCGATGCCAAGATGCTGAATTAGGAGAGAGAAGGATGAGGCACCGGCTCATGCCATTGTAGAGTGCGATGCCAAGTTGAAAAAATCAAGCACCGTGGCACGTAGGTTCACCGGTGCTGGAAGAATAAACAAGTGTATTCTTCACCCATCTGCTATGCAACTGGTGCTGGCTGCTGGCCCCCATGGCATGGCTATTGGTGGCCCACACAAATGAAGCACCGGTGCTGACATTGTGGGTAGACATGAGTCGCATCGGTATCCACTTGTATGTACGGATCTGTCAGCACCGCACAACGCTGTGGACAGTCTTATACCCATGCCGTTATCTCATAGACAAGTACCAAACATGTGACGCTGTTACTGCATGCCTTTGTTACTACTGACTTTATTATACACTGAAGTTTTGTTTTAATTAGGAATTTATTTGAAGGGAAATCTGATTAGAAATTTATTAGTTTCACGGAAAATTAATCAAGTAATGTAAATTCAAACCACACTACTCTGTGGTGGTGATTTCTTCTAGGACGACGACAAGACCGTCATCAAGCTCGGTACAGTGCAGAACACTACTCTTGTTTAATTGATGGCAAAAGTAGAATTAATGTAGTATTATGTTAATAATGCTAAAAAGAAACACTGCTTCCAAagccgggaagaagaagaagaacagtgcaGAACAAGAAAAGAACGAGCAATGATGATGCATATTGCATCAGCACCGTTGCAGGTTGAGAGAGAGACGACGACAGGCTGCAACAGGCGATTGAGCAATGGAGCAGGTTATTAAAACTGGGTAGGTGGGTGGGTGGATCGATGAGCAGCTCACCTTGGCGCGGGGGTCCTGCGCTTCCACCATGGCCCTGAGCTGGGCGACCTTGAGCCACTCCCCTTCCCCCGCCGCTCCGCCTCCAGCCGCGCTCGCCATGTCCTTCAACTcctcgctcctcctcctcctcctcctcgaccgATCCGCACCGCAGCAGGTGCTCAAGCgaagaggaggcggcggcggcgggtggtggTGTGGAGGATCGGAATTCTTGCGCTGGCGATGCAGCTGGTCGGTCGTGATCCCTATAATTATatagaggagaagagtagagagAGACTCCAATATCTTCATATTCTTGTTGTGGTTGTTACAAAACAACACATACAGTCGCGATAAGCAAGGAAGCAGCGTGGGTCGCATGGCGTGCGCCGGACTTGTCTTGTTTGcgatttgtttttttcttttctttcgtgTGTGATCCCTTCACCCTTGGAAGTCAGACGCCGATGACGTGACCGACCGACGGCCCTACGCCGTCCTGCTCCGCGACGACGGGAGCATCGGCGGAATATATTCCGGCCCGGATACCATCGGGCACCGGCGAGTGCCGCCGTGGCGGCCGCTCATTGGCCGCGCGCCCACACGTGTCTCGCCGGCTGCTCTGACCGACTTGCCCCTCCCACCCCAACTCCCCTGCTGTAGAGTGTAGACTGTAGACTAATCCTGACCTGACGATTAGTTCACCGGATTATTAGGATCCGATCTGGGCCGAGAAACAAGTCCGCCCATGTGTTTTGCCAATCGGCAACAAGAAAAGATGGTCAGTCACTCAGAGTCATGGCGACTTTTATGATAG includes:
- the LOC136459859 gene encoding uncharacterized protein, whose amino-acid sequence is MRPTLLPCLSRLYVLFCNNHNKNMKILESLSTLLLYIIIGITTDQLHRQRKNSDPPHHHPPPPPPLRLSTCCGADRSRRRRRRSEELKDMASAAGGGAAGEGEWLKVAQLRAMVEAQDPRAKEVDNLTLRRFLRARDHDVDKASAMFLKFLKWRREAAPGGSVPEERVRRELAQDKVCMGGVDRAGRPFLVAFPARHFSAGRDMAEFKSFVVYFFDKICARIPRGQEKFLCIVDLKGWGYSNWDIRAYIAAIEIMQNYYPERLGKALMIHVPYIFMKAWKMIYPFIDTNTRDKFVFVEDKSLQETLRREIDEGQLPEFLGGKMDVIALKDYGVQVQHPQAV